Proteins found in one Salvia splendens isolate huo1 chromosome 10, SspV2, whole genome shotgun sequence genomic segment:
- the LOC121750316 gene encoding telomere repeat-binding factor 5-like → MGNPKQKWTAEEEEALRAGVAKHGAGKWKIIHRDPEFHHLLSSRSNIDLKDKWRNLFPSGQGPRDKSKATKAKRNPADAPATPLPTSQTSGSVTLSSQDVVMIDSLRPFPEGINAAKYNTVKFEALSTLIDLNGLDSSAIASFIEQKHEVPIQPRPNQSIGRLVDTVEEAAASAAYQIAEAENKSFVAADSVKEAERVARMAQDEETLLQFAMDCFNQTTGEILVMA, encoded by the exons ATGGGGAATCCAAAGCAGAAGTGGACCGCCGAAGAGGAAGAGGCGTTGCGCGCCGGCGTCGCCAAGCACGGCGCCGGAAAGTGGAAAATTATCCACAGAGACCCTGAGTTCCATCACCTCCTCTCTTCTCGCTCCAATAttgatctcaag GATAAGTGGAGGAATTTGTTTCCTAGTGGCCAAGGGCCAAGAGATAAATCAAAGGCAACAAAGGCGAAACGGAATCCTGCTGATGCTCCTGCTACTCCACTGCCAACTTCACAGACCTCGGGTTCAGTTACTCTGTCGTCCCAGGATGTAGTTATGATAGACTCTTTAAGACCCTTTCCAGAGGGGATTAATGCTGCCAA GTACAATACAGTGAAATTTGAGGCATTGTCAACTCTTATAGACCTAAATGGTTTGGATTCTAGTGCAATAGCCAGCTTTATTGAG CAAAAGCATGAGGTACCAATTCAGCCTAGACCAAATCAGAGCATTGGTCGCCTTGTCGATACAGTGGAAGAGGCAGCAGCCTCCGCTGCCTACCAAATTGCAGAAGCTGAAAACAAATCATTTGTTGCTGCTGATTCGGTGAAAGAGGCGGAGAGAGTAGCTAGAATGGCCCAAGACGAGGAAACACTCCTACAATTTGCAATGGATTGTTTCAATCAAA CGACAGGCGAAATATTGGTAATGGCATAA